Part of the Planctomycetota bacterium genome, CAGGATGTCGGCTTCGGAGGCGCGGATCTCGGCTTCGAGTTCCTTGAAGAGGTCGCGCGAAAACGTCCACCGGCCGTCGCGGAAGGCGAACTCGGCGTACACGACGCGGCCGTCGGCCAGGGCGATGTCGGCGACGGGGCCGAAGAGGCGGAGCTCGGCGACGGGCCCCAGGCCGCGGGCGTATTCCTGGGCGGCGCGGAGGAGCAGATCGTCGCGGCCGGGGCGCAGGGCGAAGACCGCGGCGGCGACGCCGGCGATCAGGAGGGCGAGGACCGCGGCGGGGAGGTTTTGCTTGAATGCCACTTCGCGGATTATATTAATACGGAAGTTCGGCGGCCAGAACCGCCTCCGCAAGCGGGCGTAATTCAGTGGTAGAATGCCACCTTCCCAAGGTGGACGTCGCCGGTTCGAATCCGGTCGCCCGCTCCAGCCTTGGGCGGCCCGCCTTGGACACCCAGGTCATCCCGCGTCCGCGATCTTGGCCGGATGACTCAACCGCCTCTCCCTTCCCGGAAAGACCTTTCCAGCGCGCCGGCACGGGATATCCTTGAAGGGATGCCGGAAGCGCCGTGCGCCTGGGCGGGAAGCGTGGAGGAATTTCTTGAGGTCTCCGAGGAGGAGATCCTCCGCCGGCTCACCCGTTTTACGCGCGAGACGGGGGCTCCGCAGCTTTTCGCCTGGGACCGGAGCGTGGGCGTTCTCCGGAGAGAGCTCGACCGCTGCCTGCCCGACGCGGCTGGATTTGGAGTGGTCCTCGAGTTCGAGCTCCCCCGCAGCGGTGGCCGTCGGCCGGACCTGATTCTTCTGGAGAACGGCATCGTCGTGGTCATCGAGTTCAAGAACCGAGTTCGGGCGGAACCCGCGGACATTGACCAGGTTCTGGGCTACGTGCGCAACCTCGCCGAGTACCATGCCGGCTGCCGCGATCGAGCCGTCGTGCCGGTTCTCGTGCCGGTGGGAATGACGGGAGGAGGCTACGAGGATCGCGGGGTTCTCGTGCTTCCTCCCGAAGGTCTCGGAGCGTGGCTGCGCGACTTGGCCCGCCGGGGCGCCGGCCGGCGCGCCGACCCCGCGGAGTGGATCGCCGCTCCCTACGAGCCTTTGCCGGGTTTGGTGGAGGCGTCCCGTCTCCTTTTCGAGCGGCAACCGTTGCCCCGCCTCCGCAGGGCCGAATCCGCCGGAATTCCCGAAGTCGTCAGCTTCCTCGAGGAGTCCCTTCGGCGCGCGATCGAAGAACGGCGCCGGAAGCTCGTCTTTCTGACGGGCGTTCCCGGATCGGGAAAGACACTCGTCGGCCTTCAGCTGGCGCACTCGCGCGCGCTCGGCGTCCCGGCCCTCTTCCTTTCCGGAAACGGTCCTCTCGTGCAGGTCCTTCAGTATGCCCTGAAGTCGAACGTGTTCGTGCGGGACATGCGTTCGTATGTGCGCGAAGAGATTCACTCGGACAGGAGGACGCTGCGCGAGCGGGTCGTCGTCTTCGACGAGGCCCAGCGGGCGTGGGATCGCGACCGGGTGCTCGTCAAACATCAGGGTGCTCTGGCGGCCTCCGAGCCCGAGCTTCTGGTTCGGGCGGCATCCCGTGTCGAGGGCGGCTTCGGGCTGGTGGCCCTGGTTGGAGAGGGGCAGGAGATCCATATAGGAGAGGAAGGAGGGCTCGGCCTGTGGGTCGATGCGCTCCGAATGGCGGGCGGGTGGGACATTCTCGGACCGACCCACTTCGCGGCGGCCTTCAAGGCCGCGGGACTGCCGTACCGGGGCTTCGAGCGCCTGAACCTGACGAAGTCGTTGCGGTCGCACCGCGCTTCGGATATGGCGCTCTGGGCCGGTCTTCTCTTGGAAGGACGGCTCGATCAGGCCCGCCATGTGACGGATCATCTGCGGGCGCAGGGGTTCCCTCTATACGTGTCTCGGAACCTCGAGCTCCTGCGGGAGTACGCCCACGCCCGTTTCTCGGACGATCCCACGCGGCGCTACGGGCTTCTGGCGTCCTCCAAATTCCGCACGCTTGAGCGCTGGGGCGTTCGCGGGGTCCGGCATCCGTATTGGTACTACGGCGAATGGTTCGAGGCTCCGGCGTCAGACCCGCGCTCATGCTGCGGACTGGAACTGGCTGTTTCGGAATTCGGCTGCCAGGGCTTGGAGCTGGACTTTCCGATCGTCTGCTGGGGACCAGACCTTCGGTGGAACGGGCAAGCTTGGGAGGCAACGGTGGGGAGAAGCCGGGCCCGGGACCCCCGCCGTCTGCGCCTGAACGCCTATCGGGTGCTGCTGACCCGCGGGCGGGAAGGGTTGGGGGTGTTCGTGCCCCCCGACGACCTCATGGAATCCACGTGGCAAGCCCTGCGTCAAGCCGGATTCGAGCTTCTAGGATAGGGCATGCGGGTTCCCTCGTCGGGGAAAGAGCCCGCCTTCTCTAGGCGCGCCAACGTCCATGCAGCACAGCCAGGCCTATGAGCACGACCGCCTCCTTGGCTCAGCGGAAGAAATCCGGAGATCCGCCTGACTCGCCGGCATGCGCCAGAATGCGCCCTCCGCGGTGGGAGCGCTAGAAAATCCCTCGCTCGGGGACCCAAACCACATCTCCCGGCTCCAGCTCCAGGTCCTGCTCCACCGCCCCGTTCACGACCGCCTCGAGATCCACCGCGCGCGCCGCCGACCCGCCCTCGGGACGCTGCCGGAGCACCTGCACCCGCCCGATCGCCGCAAACTTCGTCCAGCTTCCCGCCTGGCTCACCGCCATCGACACGGTCACTCTCGTGTTCGGCGGCAACTCCAGCGCCCCCGGACGGTTCACCTGACCCAGGACGTACGCCACCCGCGCCGCCGACGGGATCACCACGAGATCGTCCGGCGCCAGCTCCGGGTCCGCCTCCACCGCCCCCGCCGCCACGCGCCGCTCCAGCTCCGCGAGCGAGAACCGCACGCTCTCATGCCCCCCGCCCTCCTTGCGCCTCACGAGCTGCACGCGCTCCTTCAACGCCCGGTCCGTCAGCCCCCCCGCCGCCGCGACGAGCTTCAGAACCGTCAAACGCTGTCCCGGCCGAAGCGGATACGCCGACGGCTGAGCCACCGCCCCCAGCACGTACACCGAACGGGGCGCATAGTCCACGACCGTCGCCAGCACCTCCGCGCGCCGCACGAACCGCTCCTCCAGCCGTGCCTTGATCTCCGCCTGCACCTCCGCCGGCGACCGCCCCGCCGCCTTCACCGCGCCGATCAGGGGATACGAGAACTCCCCGTTCTCCGGAATCCGCACCTCGAGATCCAAATCCTTGTGACGAAACACCACGATCCGAAGCAGATCCCCCGGAATAAGCTTAAATGGACCCGGCGGGGAAAGCCGCGGCAGCTCCGCCGAACCCGCCTCCGCCCCACCCCCCGCCGGAGCGGACATCCCCACCCCGGAAGGCCCCGGCGACCCGGACGAACACCCCAGAACGCCGATGACCGCCCACATCACCGCAATCCGACGCATGCCACCCATAACGCAAGGAGTATAGCATCCCCAACTCTCCTCCCGTTCGCCCCTCTCTCTTTGTACCCCTTCCGAACAATCTTGTCGGACGCCGCCGATTCCCTCCCCGCGCCGGCATGGCACGAGGATTGCGCCCCTCTCTCTCGTTCGGAAGCGAGGCCGTGCCGATGATCGTCACGTACTTCTTCCTGACCTCGTTCCTGGCCATGGTGGTCTTCACGCCGTGGGCCATCCGCCGGGGCCACCGACATCGAATCCTCGACTTCCCCGGGCCGCGCAAGACTCATTCCGTCCCGACCCCCGTCACCGGCGGCTGGGCCCTCTTCGCCGCTTTGACCGGCGTCCTCGGCGGCCACCTCCTGGCGGGCTGCCTCCTTCAGGGCAGCCCCCTCCTCGACGCCTTGCCTGGCGACCTGGGCGAGGCGGCCTCCCAGGCCCCTTCGGCCGCCGCCCGGCTGATTCCGCTCTACGCCGGCGCAACCGTCCTCTTTCTGCTGGGGGCGCTGGATGACGCCCGCGGACTCTCCGTCCGCACCCGCCTGGCCGTCCAAATCCTCGTCTCCGGCTCGCTCACGACCCTGGGCTTCCACCCGCTTCCTGAAGCGTTGCCGACCTGGCTTTCGATCCCCTTCTCCATTCTCTGGATCGTCGGAATCACCAATGCGTTCAATCTGATCGACGGGCTCGACGGCCTGGCGGGCGGCGTCGCGCTGGCCGCCACCGCGTGTCTCTTCGCCCTGGCCTGCCTGGACGGAAG contains:
- a CDS encoding DNA/RNA helicase domain-containing protein, with the translated sequence MPEAPCAWAGSVEEFLEVSEEEILRRLTRFTRETGAPQLFAWDRSVGVLRRELDRCLPDAAGFGVVLEFELPRSGGRRPDLILLENGIVVVIEFKNRVRAEPADIDQVLGYVRNLAEYHAGCRDRAVVPVLVPVGMTGGGYEDRGVLVLPPEGLGAWLRDLARRGAGRRADPAEWIAAPYEPLPGLVEASRLLFERQPLPRLRRAESAGIPEVVSFLEESLRRAIEERRRKLVFLTGVPGSGKTLVGLQLAHSRALGVPALFLSGNGPLVQVLQYALKSNVFVRDMRSYVREEIHSDRRTLRERVVVFDEAQRAWDRDRVLVKHQGALAASEPELLVRAASRVEGGFGLVALVGEGQEIHIGEEGGLGLWVDALRMAGGWDILGPTHFAAAFKAAGLPYRGFERLNLTKSLRSHRASDMALWAGLLLEGRLDQARHVTDHLRAQGFPLYVSRNLELLREYAHARFSDDPTRRYGLLASSKFRTLERWGVRGVRHPYWYYGEWFEAPASDPRSCCGLELAVSEFGCQGLELDFPIVCWGPDLRWNGQAWEATVGRSRARDPRRLRLNAYRVLLTRGREGLGVFVPPDDLMESTWQALRQAGFELLG
- a CDS encoding SLBB domain-containing protein, which translates into the protein MRRIAVMWAVIGVLGCSSGSPGPSGVGMSAPAGGGAEAGSAELPRLSPPGPFKLIPGDLLRIVVFRHKDLDLEVRIPENGEFSYPLIGAVKAAGRSPAEVQAEIKARLEERFVRRAEVLATVVDYAPRSVYVLGAVAQPSAYPLRPGQRLTVLKLVAAAGGLTDRALKERVQLVRRKEGGGHESVRFSLAELERRVAAGAVEADPELAPDDLVVIPSAARVAYVLGQVNRPGALELPPNTRVTVSMAVSQAGSWTKFAAIGRVQVLRQRPEGGSAARAVDLEAVVNGAVEQDLELEPGDVVWVPERGIF
- a CDS encoding MraY family glycosyltransferase; this encodes MIVTYFFLTSFLAMVVFTPWAIRRGHRHRILDFPGPRKTHSVPTPVTGGWALFAALTGVLGGHLLAGCLLQGSPLLDALPGDLGEAASQAPSAAARLIPLYAGATVLFLLGALDDARGLSVRTRLAVQILVSGSLTTLGFHPLPEALPTWLSIPFSILWIVGITNAFNLIDGLDGLAGGVALAATACLFALACLDGRTGDALLLAVLAGIELGFLRYNRRPARIFLGSSGSLLLGYLLAVAAGRTAASSSEPMSLLVPLLILAVPIYDTASVVFIRLREGRPVTVGDRSHFHHRLLKMGWDPAQTVSFISTVAALTGLAAVALSRLESPTPADFAFAAFAAGLPFMAERAAARASSLPWRPGFLTPSRRWSAKPPETWERIP